The DNA region gtacccatgcaaagcaaatgggagcatctcatgccaatccttgtacgtcataaccatcttctaaatgatcttcttgatgttcttgtttgcagtttcaacaaccctattcatcttaggtctgtagggagaagcattatgatgtgcaatcttgaagtctttgcaaagagcttccaccatattattattcaagttcaaaccattatcagtaatgatcttacttggcacaccataacgacatataatctaattcttgatgaacctcacaacaacttgcttagttacattcgcatacgatgccgcttcaacccattttgtgaagtagttaatagccaccaaaatgaaacaatgtccattcgacgctttaggctcaatcatgccaatcatatcaattccccacatggagaagggccatggggaggaaatgaggttcaacagtgtcggaggaacatgaatcttatctgcataaatttgacacttgtggcatttcttcacaaactttcaatagtcagattccattgtcagccaatagtaacctgcttttaacatcttcttagccatagcatgtccattggaatgagtaccaaaggaaccttcatggacttcagtcattaataaatctgtttcgtgtctatccacgcatctgagcagaacccGTTAGGCACAAGTTAGGGGTTCCTTTTAGATAcctgagtattcttttaacaattgttaaatgagattctctaggatcagattagaatctggcacagagacatacactaaacagaatatcaggacgtgtagcagtcagatagagaagagagcctatcataccacgatagagcttctgacaaaccttctggctaatttcttctttttccagaatgcaggttggatgcataggtgtcttagcaggtttgcattcagccatttagaatttcttcagaatgtcttttatgtatttactttgataaacgtaggtagcttctgaagcttgattgatttgaattcctagaaagaactttagttcttgcgttaagctcatttcaaattctgcctgcattagctcagagaattcttgacatacataagggttagctgaaccaaaaataatgtcatcaacatatatctggcatatcatgagattatttctaatgtttttatagaagagtgtagagtcaacctttcctctaataaagtcatgttccagaaggAAGTTACTTaatctatcataccaagctctaggagcttgttttaaaccgtacagtgatttcttgagtttaaaatatgttctggacatttagagttttcaaaacttggaggttgattgacataaacttcttctgatatataaccattaagaaattcactcttgacatccatttgatatagtttgatagaatgatttacagcaaatgaaacaagtaagcgaatagattctaacctggcaactggggaaaaggtttcgttgtagtcaataccttcttgttgattgtaccattgtgccaccagtcgtgctttgtttctgactatttctccctttttgttcagtttgtttctaaacacccatctggttccaataatatgagttcctttaggctttggaacaagatcccagacgtcattctttgagaattgatctagctcttctttcatagctagaacccagtcgttgTCTTTAAGTGCCTCATCACAtgaagtaggctcaatcagagatactagtcctagaggaatttcttcagatactttgaatgttgactTGGTTCTAACGGGTTTATCCTTACTTCCCAGAATaaaatcttcagagatgttggcCCGAACTACCTGTTGTTCTTTCTGCAGTTCCTCTAGAGTCTTCAAGACTAGAGGGACGAACCCAGAGTTAGAGTTCTCCCCCTGAGTCAGTGCATCAGTGTTGGCTTTGGCAGCTGCTTCTTCAGTAATACGAGTTGATTCTTCAGCGTCGGCTTTAGCTTTTGTCATAGCCTCAGCAGCAGCcgcagcagcagcagcatcagcgGCAGCCTTGGCTTCATCTTCTCTGATTTGTTGTAGTTCTTATTGGCGTGCTTTCTCTTCGACTTCCTTCCTTTCCCGTTCTTCAACTTCTCTGGCTAGGCGCTCTTGAAGTCTAATACCAGtgtctctgataaagtcgttgcggacttgttcagagaggcctttcagtttgcaggcttcagaggtcatccaacttattACTCTGTTCCAGTGGATCCTTATAGCAGAGGGATCATCATTGATGCCAGAAtttatggtcagagacttgaccttctcgactgaagactctgcaaaaacctGGATTGCTTCTTCAAGGGTAAGAATGGTAGTTTCTGGTTCAGTGGCAGGGGTTAGGGAGGGTGGAGAGAGTGAGTTTGGGGCACTGAGATTGAATGTGGGAGTGATGGAGGCAGCGGAAGTGATGGGTGGTGGAATGTCAGAGGGTGACTGTGTTGTTTGTTGAGGTTCTGGGTGTGGTTCAAATGATGGTTGGGTTGGTTGTGGTTCAAAGGGGATTGGTTGTTGTGCAGGTGGTGGTGTTTGTTTAGATGTGGTGGGATTTGGATGTTCAGGAGGTGAGAAAGTGACTTCTGGTTCAAGTTCAGAGTGTGATGgctgttgagaggccagagcaTGAGCTTGTAGCTGAGTCAAAGTGGGGGATTGAGGGTCAGATGGTCCAGTGTCGGAGGAGAGTTCGTAGTATGGTGGGGATTGTAgagatggtgatgatgatggtgaagtggtttcattcagcatttctACTTCTGAAATGGGTAATGTGGTGGTAGCTAGGTTAAATTTAAGTGAGGGTGGGTTAAaggttctggtggttgagggaggagtaTCAGAGGTGGTGTATATAGAGGTGGTTTGGGGAAGATAAGAAGCAAGAGGTTTTATTTTAACAGAGCGAGAGAGAGGTACAGACTTACTTGGAGAGCCAGCTAGAGGTACTGGAGGTCTTGACCCAGAGGATTCTCCCAGCCTTGCTTTCTTCGCCTTCTTGGACTTCTCAGAGggctctcgcatcctcttcatgaagttagTTGGATGCTCAGGAAGCCAGTCCACTGTGATGTCAGAGATATCCACCCCTTGATTGGCAAGGTCCTGTAGATAGTAGGTTACTACCTctggagggtcaatcttggagaacaGGTAGAGTCCATTGGGAATCTCCCTCTGATCTCTGAGTTCTTCCCAGGAGGTATCAAGTGTTGGTTTGGCTCTGACTTGAtcaatgattcccatgctcttcagattccaAGCATTCAACGGTCTTCTAGTGTCAATGGTGACATCTTCGATGAGTCTGAGCTGAATCAGGTGATCCACTAAGCCGCTCTCAATCAATACATCTAATATGAGTCTCCCCAGATGGATGTAGTTCCTTGTCTTTATGTTGTTTATGGTGTCTTTGACTAaatctctgaggtacttgaagaggAGTGCAGGTAGACACGGTTTCAGACCCTTGGGAATGCAGTACAAGATACACTTCTGATTTatgttgatgtagtcagaagagtttgaagcagggcgatgatgaatggtgcctaagatgatcttcaaccagacccggaggttctgatgtagctccttgttcgtggaatgcttgccttcagcACTCTGTTGGAAGATGGTAGGGTTGATTTCCGGGGACaagtattttgccctagggtttatgttcTAGATGCGTTTTCCTCCTATCTTATCCATTTTCAGAAGGGAGGCAATAgatttctcagtgatgactatcttgactccTATAACGTAtgagacaatgtagtgatcatctgagtctgcgAAATGCCAGAACTCCTTCATCAGATTTGTGTACACAGGACCATAGAGGCGTTGAAATTAGGTTTACCACCCTTGCATTCTTAATTCTTCAGTAAGGTCTAcaccatttctcttcatgttttTGAAATCAACTAACGATTCACAAAGAAGTTCAAGCTTCTCAAAGGGAGTTTCTAGATGAATGTGGGGCTCACGATCAAGGATATGAGGTTCCCTGTAGATTGGGGTTGAGACGACGCCGGTGGTTACTGTAGTTTGTTGACTTGAAATAGGTGTTTCCTCCATTGAGttcatttgttgggagaagttgtaaacggattgttgctgagaatccatgaagaacagttgaagatgatgttgaaggatTGAAGAGCTTGATGAAAACTGCAGAAATCTTTGAAGGAGACGAAGAACTGAGAGAAAGATGGTTTTGTGAGGTCGTGAGTGTAAAGTGTGCTAGTGGAGTATGTGAAATGAATTTATACACAATATGATGTATGCAAAACGACAACAAGATGAGAGTTTAACTGTTAAGAAGTTTAATGCAACATTTTAACCAAGTAAGCACGTTTggaggagaatgattacagcccatgatggaggtctaatccTCGAATCAacacactgctcgaggagatatcaagagtctgtctcttgatttcttctagacagctgtctagaagttccaaggtcagacgtAAGATGTACCACatgttactttatctgatcttcaggaataccaaagggttggatCTTGAGGATTTCTgactcagatgacttctaactggtagtagcatcagagtcaAATACAGATCCCAGGtgtttacttcagagtcttatGTTTCTatttcagaggcacattttattctggacaattttgaatgtttaaatttttcaagataaaaaagaatctatcttcagccagggatttggtaaaaatgtcagcccattgatggtctttatcaataaattttaaagtgattacccctttctgaatgtagtctctaatgaaatgatgttttatttctatgtgcttaactttagaatgcaaaataggattcttacttaaacagaaggcagcagtattgtcacagaaaataggaacgttactctcaaaaatcagaaggtcttcaagttgattcttcatccagagcatctgagtagtgcatagtgatgctgatatatattctgcttctgcagtggatagagctatggttgattgccttttgctggcccaggatatcagattctttcctaagaactgacagttcccagatgtacttttacgttccattctgtcccctgcggaatctgcatcacaataaccagaaagtctatactctgatgttttctcatacatcaggcacaggttaggggttccttttagatacctgagtattcttttaacaattgttaaatgagattctctaggatcagattagaatctggcacagagacatacactaaacagaatatcaggacgtgtagcagtcagatagagaagagagcctatcataccacgatagagcttctgacaaaccttctggctaatttcttctttttccagaatgcaggttggatgcataggtgtcttagcaggtttgcattcagccatttagaatttcttcagaatgtcttttatgtatttactttgataaacgtaggtagcttctgaagcttgattgatttgaattcctagaaagaactttagttcttgcgttaagctcatttcaaattctgcctgcattagctcagagaattcttgacatacataagggttagctgaaccaaaaataatgtcatcaacatatatctggcatatcatgagattatttctaatgtttttatagaagagtgtagagtcaacctttcctctaaaaaagtcatgttccagaaggAAGTTACTTaatctatcataccaagctctaggagcttgttttaaaccgtacagtgatttcttgagtttaaaatgtgttctggacatttagagttttcaaaacttggaggttgattgacataaacttcttctgatatataaccattaagaaattcactcttgacatccatttgatatagtttgatagaatgatttacagcaaatgaaacaagtaagcgaatagattctaacctggcaactggggaaaaggtttcgttgtagtcaataccttcttgttgattgtaccattgtgccaccagtcgtgctttgtttctgactatttctccctttttgttcagtttgtttctaaacacccatctggttccaataatatgagttcctttaggctttggaacaagatcccagacgtcattctttgagaattgatctagctcttctttcatagctagaacccagtcgttgTCTTTAAGTGCCTCATCACAtgaagtaggctcaatcagagatactagtcctagaggaatttcttcagatactttgaatgttgactTGGTTCTAACGGGTTCATCCTTTAGAGcattctgagtatcctaacataataccttttgggcttttgaatcaaacttgttcagatgttctttagtattcagaataaagcaagagcatccaaaagggtggaaataagaaatgttgggttttcttcccttgcatagttcatagggagtcttttccagaataggtcttataaAGATTatattctgaatataacacgcatatttactgcttcagcccaaaagtgcttagccacatttatttcattgatcatggttttggccatctcttggagtgtcctcttcttcctttctacaactccattttgttgtggagttctaggacatgagaaatcatgggatattccattagaatcgaatagttcttcaaaaaaattattttcaaattctccaccatgatcacttctgactctgatgattttagagtcaaattcgttttgcactttgaaacaaaagctagtgaatacagagtgagactcactcttgtgctttaggaattcTACCCATGTCCGGCGACTAAagtcatcaacaataactagtccatatttctttccattgactgatgttgtcTTAACAGGCCCAAATAGGccaatgtgaagaagttccagaggcttagaggtagaaacaatatttttctttttgaaagacatttttgaaaatttacctttctgacatgcctcacatagagtTTCTGAAGAGtacttcagtttaggtaggcctctgactaactcgagtttatttagctgagagagttttctcatgctaatgtggcccaagcgtctatgccatacccattgctcttcatgaacagacatcaggcattctacattttgttcttttaggTCTGAAAGATTTATCTTGTAAATATTATTTTTCCTCTTTCCAGTGAATAGGACTGTTCCATTATTCTAATTAATTtctttacatgttttttgattgaagattacgtcataaccgttatcacttaattgacttattgataacagattatgcattaatccttctacatagagaacatcagatatagagggaagagttccattaccaatagttccggagcctctgatccttcctttctgatttcctcctaaacctacgaagccaacatctttaagttccaggctttggaacatatactttcttcccgtcatgtgccgtgagcatctagagtccaggtaccatgattggtgtcttaactctgctgcataagatatctgcaacataaacaatcttatcctttggtacctagaatcttttgggtcctttatgattagttttcccagagtttcttagaactttgggtttttCTAACATTATCAAAatgttgtgcttgtgtatgtgtgtagtgataagaaaaaggagatttaggtttgtcatctgtggaagatttatcttcaccggggacataccctattcctcttttattattctgacttactccataaatcatgtatgccattctgctcctttctatcccatttttcagaagcttttgaaaagatttttcatattcatatatcattgtgttagaagtttgtggggcttgagatagtgcttcttcaagttttaaacattctttatttgtggagtctctttcttttatcaaagtttgattttcatcttttagttctgaagtagttatctcaagcttatcacattctttgattgttctttcaagaactccttttaaagccttaaatttttgtttaagtttctgatatgaggttagagtttcagaaaggcatgattcaaggtcagtgcgagaaagatcagaaaatacctcttcatagtcagattctccatctgatgtatttctggagGTGATAGCCATAagtgcaacatttgcctgttctttAGAGTCTGATTCGGATGAATCAGATCCACTATCATCCCAagtggccatcagtccctttttagttctgaatgaacttttcttgaaattctctcttctagagctttctttcttcaacttgggacattcatttctataatgacctgtttccttacattcatagcatgttatatctttgtttgacttacctctagaagttgattctgagcgatcccccttgggtcttggtcttctgaagttattattcctttttctccagagttgtttaCTCTTCTGCTTAAAAGGGATCATTCTTCTTcgtcgtcagagtcttccttctCATAGTCGAcattgtcttcctcttcagcctggaaggctttgtttctatctggtttgtgtctttcagatctggactttagtgctacagacttgatcttcttttgaggctcatcttcctccagttctatctcgtggcttctgagtgaactgacaagttCCTCAAGGCTGgtattgttcagatcttttgataacTTTAAAGTTGTGACCATAGGTatccatttctttggcaagcttctaacaatccttttgacatgatctgcagtttTGTAGCCCTTATCCagcactttgagtcctgcaattaaagtttgaaatctagaaaacattacctctacagcttcatcgtcctccattttaAAGGCTTCGtatttctgaattagagccagagcctttgtttctttgacttgagagtttccttcgtgagtcatcctcagggagtcaagtatttctttagttgtttccctgttggtgatcttttcatattcattgtaggaaatggaattgagtagtatcgttctggctttgtgatggtttttgaattcacgcttctgatcatctgacattttTCTTCTGGGAATAGTAATGCCAGCGTCTGTCACAGGTGGgtgtagccaattgtgacaatatcCTATAGATCAGCatcgtagcccagaaagaaactttcaattctgtctttccaataatcaaatttttctccatcaaagattggaggtttagcattgtaactatctctttctTTGGTGTTGGTCAtagtttttctcacgctggatctctctacactattaagtgtttgattagaaaatgAATAACAtagtcgaagctctgataccatttgaaggtagagaaaaacaagaaagggggtttgaattattttttgaaataaaaactttttaagaaatcagacacacacagaataaaaagggaaatgacacagaattttatactggttcacttgaaattcaaagttactccagtccaccaGGACAAagtgatttcgccttcaaaaaggacttaatccactaatcttgaaagattacacaaccaataATCTAAGAGAATAGTTacttagccctctcaagtattcagactacacatagtcacttgaggaagtattTTAAGCAAAAGCATGAATTGTAATGTAATGTGTTTCTAACAAACAAGCAAGAATTACAGAATTATAAGAAcaatagcttttcacgtaagagcagcagctcaTGAAAGATAAGAAGGAATGATTGAGAGTTTTCGTATTCTTGTGTATCTCTGGTGTGTCTTCTTGTTAAGTATTCAGTCCTTTATATAGGCGTTaagaaggaccgttggagtgatgacgggatcttggtcattgaagaatgtttattgtcattactctccttgtttctttctaaaacagcTTTGTGCGCCTCATTATTTCCTTCTAgaaatactttctttccaaaaCCAGATTTCTTTTCGGTTACATGTTCTGAACTGGTGAATCTGTATCAGAGTCTTGGTAAATCAAAGTTTAACATTAGAGTTTGATAATATCTAACCATGTCAGAGTTTCTCTATACTATTgacttcttcagattcagagtctggattcagtCTTCTTTACCCGAGTTTCTGACTTCTTTATGTTGCGTTGGTAACtgcgttgatcagagtcagaaccttctggaTAGTTGAATTATGTATCTGATGTGTCGATCTATCTGattgtttgatcagagtcctgcacacttaaggaaatttcgttagagtaccatttttgtttcatcctttgttatcatcaaaatattagagatacattgtagaaccaactttgttcttacacatatcacccaacaaagtaggcacaagattcccaatcaagaagattctaatggc from Lathyrus oleraceus cultivar Zhongwan6 chromosome 1, CAAS_Psat_ZW6_1.0, whole genome shotgun sequence includes:
- the LOC127101938 gene encoding extensin-like, translating into MGIIDQVRAKPTLDTSWEELRDQREIPNGLYLFSKIDPPEVVTYYLQDLANQGVDISDITVDWLPEHPTNFMKRMREPSEKSKKAKKARLGESSGSRPPVPLAGSPSKSVPLSRSVKIKPLASYLPQTTSIYTTSDTPPSTTRTFNPPSLKFNLATTTLPISEVEMLNETTSPSSSPSLQSPPYYELSSDTGPSDPQSPTLTQLQAHALASQQPSHSELEPEVTFSPPEHPNPTTSKQTPPPAQQPIPFEPQPTQPSFEPHPEPQQTTQSPSDIPPPITSAASITPTFNLSAPNSLSPPSLTPATEPETTILTLEEAIQVFAESSVEKVKEDEAKAAADAAAAAAAAEAMTKAKADAEESTRITEEAAAKANTDALTQGENSNSGFVPLVLKTLEELQKEQQN